A part of Paenarthrobacter sp. A20 genomic DNA contains:
- the secG gene encoding preprotein translocase subunit SecG: protein MDVLQVILQILLGITSLLLTLLILLHKGRGGGLSDMFGGGMSSGLSSSGVAERNLNRFTIILGITWGVVIIGLGLIMRFTSGGDS from the coding sequence GTGGACGTTCTTCAAGTCATTCTGCAGATCCTGCTGGGCATCACCAGCCTTCTGCTGACGCTGCTCATCCTCCTGCACAAAGGGCGTGGCGGCGGTTTGTCCGACATGTTCGGTGGCGGTATGAGCTCCGGATTGAGTTCGTCCGGGGTAGCCGAGCGCAACCTTAACCGGTTCACCATCATTCTGGGCATCACGTGGGGTGTTGTCATCATCGGCCTTGGGTTGATCATGCGCTTCACCTCAGGCGGCGACTCCTAG
- a CDS encoding RNA polymerase-binding protein RbpA, which yields MVHGTPGYRGTRVGVTQGSAPRNQSDHGAGEQLPRIRVPYWCSKGHETRLVFLKLPDDQIPMNWDCPKCGLPASRDPGHPASTRPDELFKSHLDYVKERRSNQDAEAVLAGALERLRARGVLPDQLLGDA from the coding sequence ATGGTTCATGGCACGCCTGGTTATCGGGGCACCCGCGTAGGTGTAACCCAAGGTTCCGCTCCGAGGAATCAAAGCGACCACGGCGCAGGTGAACAACTGCCGCGTATTCGGGTTCCCTATTGGTGCTCCAAGGGACACGAGACGCGGCTTGTTTTCCTTAAGCTTCCCGACGATCAAATACCCATGAACTGGGATTGTCCGAAGTGCGGCTTGCCCGCGTCGCGGGATCCTGGCCATCCCGCCTCAACAAGGCCGGACGAACTCTTCAAATCCCATTTGGACTACGTTAAAGAGAGACGCTCCAACCAAGACGCCGAAGCGGTCCTGGCTGGAGCGTTGGAGCGGTTACGCGCCCGCGGGGTCCTTCCGGACCAGCTGCTGGGGGACGCGTGA